Genomic DNA from Flavobacterium sp. N502540:
AGTTTCTGTAACAACATTTTCATATACATCAGGAATTAGACCTCTTAATTCTTTACTTATTACAACTTCCTGTGGTTTAATTAATTTAAGTTCATTTTTGACTTTTCCCTTTTCTTTATCTTTACAAGAAAACATAAATAAAGAAAGAAATAAGCATATCATTATTTTCATTTTTTTATCTTTTTTCTCAAAAATAGTAATTTAAAATTCTTCTCCTCAATCAGTCCAACAAAGTATTAGGGGGTTACGAAGTCGCTTCGGGTGGAATATCTGGAGCTTCGATAGATCTTAGGTTAGTTTTTGCCGCAGCGCTCAAAGCAAATGCTTCTGCTCTTATCATGATACACAATCATCCTTCGGGCCAAACACTGCCTTCTCCTGCTGACAAATTGATTACCCAAAAAGCCAAACATGCTGGCGCTTTTTTAGGTATTAATGTAATTGATCATTTGATTATTACCTCAGAAAGTTATTATTCGTTTGCTGATAAGGGGAATTTATAGGTGTGTGCGCTTTAGTTTTGGATATAAAGACAAAAGCTACCGAAAAAGAATAATCATTATTTTATTCTTTTAAATATCTTATCCTCCAAATTAAAATCTGATTTAAGTATTAACTCATTAGAATTTTTTATTTCAAAAATAAGTTCTCTATCAATACTCAATTCTCTTATTTTCCAATTTTTATTTCCTTTTCGCAAAGCTTCTTTAGTAGATTCAATTGGTGGTTGAACAGGGTTTTCTAAAACATCTGAAGAATCAAAAGTAACATTTACTTTTAATGAGTTATCTTTAAATGGCTCAACTTGAACATTTACAACAAAAAAACCAGGAGCATAACCTTCCGTAACCTCCTCAAATAAATCTGTATTACCATAAAGTAATCCTCCTAAGGTCATACTAACATTCTCTCCTTTTTCATTCTTCTCTTCCCATGAAGCTCCTTCAAAATCTGGGATGCTCTTAGTTTCAACTTTTTTCAATATTAAAAAAAGGCTTTCATTTGGGCTCACACTGTCCTTATATTCATATTTACCCTCAAAATCATACAATGCATCATTTTTTACAGTTGCAATTTTATCTTTATTAACTGAAATCTTTACTTCTTTGGTTTGTTTAATTTCCTGGATTTCTTTTTTTAGAGATTCCTCTTTGCATCCAAACAGAATAAAGAATGTGCAAATAACTGCCACTCTACAAATAATACCATTCATAATAATTTAATTTTATCATCTATAAATTGTTTTGACATCCCAAGGTTTGATTTGTCTTTCTATATAGAATTTATGATTGAAACTGCTTTTTTTCAGTTTGAGGAAAAAACAAAAGCTATCGTTTTAGAATAGCTTTTGTTTTTTAATCATCCATTTTTTCTCACCACCTACTTATTTTATGAGTAAGTTTTTATACGTTGGTTTCTCAACTAAATCTTTATTCAAAATATAGCCTTTCCGAAAATTTACCCTATCATAAACATCAAGCCACGAATTATTGCCTGTTGATTCATTTTTTACGGTATCGTTAATAATAATCCAGTCATTGTATTTTAAATTTTCGACGACTTCTGACGATAAATCTGGTGATGTATACATTGCAACCTTGTTTTTTGAAGAAACAAAACGAATTGGATTGTAGTGTTTCCAATGTTTGTATTTCTCTTTTAGTTTAAAATAATAGGGCATTTTATAACAAACAGTATCTAAATTCTCGTCATTACCATCTTCACTCCATCCCCCTTTAGTCAATACTGTAATGGAGTCAATATTTTTTTTATTTACAAATAAATATTTCTGGCGCAAATCTAAATTTGCAAGGTAATCTCTCTTAGATTCTTCTTCTTTCCATGAAGGTAGAAATTCGAACTTCCAAACATCATCCTTTTTATTAATAAGCCAAAAATTAATTCTCGCATCTTTACCTTCAAATTCATCAAAAACAGCTATCTCATAGTTTGATCTACTCTTTACTCTATAATCTCTAATTTTATACAACTGATTCCTAAAAGAGTTAAACTCATTGTCATAAAAAATATTATCTATCGTTGCCTCGCTTATCAAACGTTTAACATTGAAATTAAGTGTTATATTCTGATAGTCTCCTGTTTTACCCAAAAAGTAACAATATTTATTCTC
This window encodes:
- a CDS encoding JAB domain-containing protein, producing MLLLNQSNKVLGGYEVASGGISGASIDLRLVFAAALKANASALIMIHNHPSGQTLPSPADKLITQKAKHAGAFLGINVIDHLIITSESYYSFADKGNL